A region of the Desulfovibrio litoralis DSM 11393 genome:
CGAAATTATTGGATATTTTGAATATTGTGATTTTTTTCTCATGAAATACATGCTTTAATATTGACAGCATTATAAAAAAAGAATTATCCTCAAACTAAGGCTATATTCGTACTTTTGCTAATGTTTGCCTGCCTGAATTCATTTTAAAGATATTTTCTATAGTTTCATAATAAAGTAAAACCAATAAGCGAGGATAGTTTAATGTTTTTTCCTACTGCCGGTATTGAGGTTAACCCTTTTATTCCTTTTGTTGTTGCTTTCGTCGTGTCTTTTTTTATGTCAATGGGAGGCATTTCCGGGGCTTTTTTACTTTTACCTTTTCAAATGTCTTTTTTGGGATATATTAATCCTTCTGTGAGTGCTACAAACCATTTATACAATGTTGTGGCTATTCCTAGTGGTGTTATACGTTTTATTCAAGAAAAACGCATGGTTTGGCCTTTAACTTGGATCGTGGTGATCGGAACTTTGCCCGGAGTATTGCTCGGGGCGATTATTCGTATAAAATGGTTGCCTGATGCGGCTAGCTTTAAACCTTTTGCGGGTTTTGTACTCTTATATATAGGGGGACGTTTGGTGCTTGATTTGTTACGCCCTCAAAAAGCAGGTCAGGTCAAAGCCGAAGAAGCCTTTCGCAATTTGGTTAAAAACTTTAAGGAAACAGCTCAAAATCAAGATGTTTCTTCTTTACAAGTTGTTACAGTAATTAGTAAAGGGCTTTCAAAAATAGAATATGAATTTTATGGCGAGCGTTTTAGTTTTTCTACAAAGGGTGTTTTCTTCCTTTGTTTTGTTGTTGGCATGGTTGGTGGAACTTATGGAATTGGTGGTGGGGCGATTATGGCTCCATTTCTTGTTTCTTTTTTCGGTTTGCCAATTTACACGATTGCCGGTGCTACTTTGATGGGTACTTTTATAA
Encoded here:
- a CDS encoding sulfite exporter TauE/SafE family protein, coding for MFFPTAGIEVNPFIPFVVAFVVSFFMSMGGISGAFLLLPFQMSFLGYINPSVSATNHLYNVVAIPSGVIRFIQEKRMVWPLTWIVVIGTLPGVLLGAIIRIKWLPDAASFKPFAGFVLLYIGGRLVLDLLRPQKAGQVKAEEAFRNLVKNFKETAQNQDVSSLQVVTVISKGLSKIEYEFYGERFSFSTKGVFFLCFVVGMVGGTYGIGGGAIMAPFLVSFFGLPIYTIAGATLMGTFITSFAGVGFYMLIAPYYPNLSVSPDFALGILLGVGGMCGMYCGARMQKHVPAKLLKWALAIVITFTALSYLSVLFH